The nucleotide window AAAATCCGAAAACTAGTAGTTCAAAAACATCAGGTACAGTAAATTGACTAGAATATGAAAGGCTCTTTACCCGGTTGCCATCcaggtcaaattctttcccaagaGATTCCATGACAAGTTGTTGCAAATATCTACTCAAAAGTAACAAACTATCCTTGTAAGGAAGTACAACCATATCCTGAAAGAGAGGAAAATACAAAACAATAAGGAAAGTAAGAACAACATTCATCAATAGAAGATGCTGCAATCAATGACGCTGGAAACCTTTTTGCCTATCCCTTCTGATGCCCAATACCAACATAATGCAAGCAATGCTGCTGGATTTTCTTTAACCTGTTAAAAAGATAAACATGTTTGACATGACACATTCTCAATAGATAATCATACCATCATTGTAAGTTGTCCGTGTTCTTAATAATGCCATACCACAGTGTTCCGGGTTTCCTCATCCATTAAAGCTGCACCAGCTAGCATTTCCTTGATATCAATACCCTGAAAAAAAACCCTTTTTAGGAGTTAATTTGAAAGCGTGTGAATGAAATCAACATACAGGAAAAATGGGAAAGCACTGGCCTGCAATGCAGCTGGAAGTAAACCCACAGCTGACATTTCTGAAGTCCTACCACCAACCCAGTCAAACATAGGAAACCGAGCTAACCATCCCTCTATTCTGGCAGTGTTATCCAACAGAGAATTTTCTTGAGTAATTGCAACACCCTGCAAAGCAGACCGTGCTCTCAGATAACGAATTGCTCAGTCATATATCAAGGATGTGGAAACAGTGCATGAACTAAGTCACAGAAACCGATTGCCCTTGAACCAGTTGTGACAGaattatacaaaacaaacaagaacCTGAGGTCAAAACCTGTTTCGAGAATTGCAGCCCAGCATCTCTGAAGGCTTTCTGTACTTCCAGTAGACCATTGCGGGTTTCAGGTGTGCCTCCGCTCTATGCAAAATTGAACAATAAGTTCATGGTGCAGGTGGGAGAATATCGACAAAATAAGCAAGCTTGGGATCCTTGTGTACCTTAGAAATGACAATTACAAGAGTAGTTGCCAGTTCAGGTCCTAGTTGAGCAATTTGATGATCAATCCCAGCAGGATCGGTGTTGTCAATAAATCTTATCTAGAAATCAAGCATAATAAGAGTTTAGGGTTATATCTTGCAACTGACAAGACATCTTAAATACAAACGATAGACAAATGCAATTTTCGTGCATTGCTCGGATTCTGACTTAGGGGCATACCTTCAGTGGAGGGTTATCAGGTGCAAGTGCCTCAGCAACAAATTGGGGGCCCAAAGCTGACCCTCCGATTCCTATAGAGAGAATTGATGTGAAACGACCGGATGGGGATTGAATCTGCATTTACACGAAATACCATGTTATAAGACATCAGCACAAAAAGAAATGTACCAAAAGACTCAATAAGATACATAGCAACTATCTGTTGCACAGTGCACTTATCATGCCTGTTAGTACTTGCCCCTAAATGATGTACTCCTATATAAACAGAAACAGGCCATAAGGCTCAAGCAATACAATACATCGACAACATTGAGCCGATTCTAGTTTCCTACAATTCTAAATCTTCAGTACAATGTTGGAAGATTATACACAGGTCTCCTCTAAGCTCTGTCGTGATGGCATATCCCAACATTTTGTAACACAGGGCTTGAGGAcaacatatataaaaaacaaaGAGACTTGCAATCAACTTCTTTCAAAATATCGTCCCCAAAATTGTTCCAGGTGCTTTGATTCAGTCATAAGCATATATGATATACATGTAAAACTGGCACCCTTTCCCCTGACAGACTAGACACTCCCTCCAGTCGCCAAATCAACCCGAAAACGAATTTTTCTAATGGATGGAGCTgaaaatggtagagtggcacagCATAGCAAGCATGCTATGCAATTCGAACTCTGCAGCAGAAGCAATTGCAAGTATGTAAGTAAgcaaatagaaaaggaaaatgtTGCAGCGACCTTGCCAGAGACGACATCTTGGGAGAAGGCGAGGATACTGTCGAGCGCGGTCTCGATCTTGTTGCGGAGGAAGGAGTTGGGCGCGAGGGCCGGGTCGCGGAGCCAGTAGTGGCCGACCATGCGACCCTCGTCCGGGTTGGAGATGGCGCCCTTCTCGAGCTCCCGCATGGCGGCGAAGGCCTGCTGCATCCGCGGCTCCATCTGCTGCAGGAAGTCCTCCGTGAACCCCATCCGGCTGACGTCGACGAAGAGGCCGAGCTCCTTGTGCTGGTAGAGCCACTCGACGTAGCGCTCCCAGAGCTTGATCGGGTCCTTCTCCACCgcgcggacgccgccgccgctgccgttcTCCGGGCTGGAGCCGCCGCCCAGCGGCTGGGCCGGGGTCGGGGCGGAATTGGAGGAGCTGGAGGAGCGGGAGAGGTCGGCGATGGAGTGGGGCGCGCGGAGGAGGCGGAGGTGGGAGGGCCGGAGCAGGAGGTGCCGGCGCAGCCGCAGCCGGCACACAGCGGAAGAtggcggcgccgccgcgccggagATGGACGCCATCGCCGGCGGCGTCGGTCGTTGCAGCAGGGGATGGTGGTGGTGTCAGGCCCCTCCTCGCTTTGTTCGCCTCTCGGGCTCGGTCTCGGGCTCGGGCGCCTCCAAAGCGAGGGTTTAGTTTTGTGGGGGGAGGAGTCCACGAGGTGGAGCTGGTGGCCTCGCTGGGCTTGGCTTTTATTTGGGGGGAGGAAGACGAAGCCACGGAGGAAGAGATGTCCATGTCAGCTGGGTCACCTGGGTGCCCCACCCGTCAGCCACCCTCGGGTACGGGGCACCCCACTTGTCAGAAGTGGGCTGGGTATCACCACGGGGGGGAGGACCACCAGTTTCCGTGGGCGTCAGGCGGTCAGCACGTGCGACCGACCGACGGCGTAGTTGGGGAGGTGAGCTGGTGAGGTACGCTGTCGCCGGCCGGGGACTGAGGGAGGGAAAAATCTCAGCGGTGGAGACGGGAGATGCCGAGACGGCGAGAGCCGGTGGCTGGCTGCCCGGGGATCTTTTCGCGAAGGGTCAAGGGACGGGTGAATTACGGGACAAACGGCCGCACAAACCAAAAAGCGAGAGGAACTCGCGGAAAAGATATTTGCGCCTCGCGTTTGTGTTTTCTCGCGTCAGTTGCAGCTTCCTATTTTTCTGGAGAAGATTGGCTGCTCTcgggctcgtcgacggcgacccTAGCACtgggatggggggggggggggggggggggggggggcgcagcGAATACAGCAAACAACCTGTGGCTGACGGATTGTCACGTGAGACCCTAGACTCGAAATGCTGGTTCCTCACGGTTCTTCTGTTGTCGAAACACGAAATGCTGGTCGCCGTCGAATTCTTGTGGTTTCAGTTTTTAACTCTTTATGGCGCTCTATTACTGTTCTCTGTTTGGTTCGCTTGCGTTCGTTACAGCTTGGCAACTGAGGCCCGGTTCGGCTGGTAAAATTTTGGCTGAAATATATTGTTCTGGTTgaattattgtgaaagaaaaatattgtttcgactaaaaaaataagccgaacatgGAGTAAGCCGAACGAAGCGACACCGGCCCTCCGCACTGTTTGTGTTGCAAACAAACGCCTTTGCCCTTTGGAATGCCAGTAGTTTATGATGCATCGTGGCTGTCCAGCAACGTCTCTAGTGGTCAGAGATCTACGCGGTGTTTTGATTAACtgctaaaatttaggaggtgtgtcgacAGCATATTGTATGaagtgttcggatattaataaaaaaaacaaattacataatccgtcaatactccacgagacgaattttttaagcctaattagggcctctttggcacggcttatgccggcttcggctttatctattttgcgcaaatcaaggcgctgtagcgtgaagccgttttgtaagccaggattaaaatgaactagaagcagAAAAAAACCAGTTTTTTTTGCTTTACCGGCTTTAGCTTCACCAgtaaagccgttttggatgagccgtgccaaaaaaggccttaatccgccattagcatatatttactgtagcaaaccgttgtcaaatcatggccttATTAGACtcaagattcgtctcgcaaatttgtcgtaaactatataattagtttcgtaattagtctatatttaatactccatgcatatgttaaACATCCGATGAAACAgcaactaaaatttagaagggacaaccaaacacccccttatgcAAACGCTAATGGCCATATAGGCTGAGCTACGGCTAATTGCCTCCTCCCTAATCTGGCGGGCTAACTGATCCCTTCCGTATTCCAAATGCTTCATGGCTCTCGGGGGAAAAAAAACAATTACCTTTACCCTTAACTTACTGTAACCTCAAGAGTCGAACACCAAACCGTACTTATGTTACAGCTGAAACAGGAAAACTAGGCGTCCATTCCGTGGAGCAGCCTACTCATGGATTTTCTGTACCAGGGAGCATATTGCATTGACCGAACAGAACAGAACAACAAGAACAGAGCAGCAACACTTTGCATTGACCGAACAGAACAGAACAACAAGAACAGAGAAAGGGCTGAGCCGCTGACAGCATAATTGGTTTGATGAGTGGCGGCGGAAACCAACATTTTCAGCACCAACCAGAACCGGGTGTCCGGGTCAGAGGAATACACAAAATTGATAGCCGCCTCAACGGGCCCGCAAAGCATGCAAAGAAAATCAAACATAACAGCACGTTATCGCAGCCCTGCACCTAAATTAGTTGGAACCAACGCAAAGAGCACCGTGCCTACATGCCACAACACACCTACTACCTTTCGATTAATAAAATTTGCAGCGGAAGTCCCAAAAATGTACTGATTATTCCAGAAAAAACACCTTCATTAAAAAAACTCAGTACCGGTTAACAGAACAGGACGATATGAGACGCTCAGTTGTCATGagaccctaaaatttgcttcttgaTGGAGCTGACTCTGGTGATAAGTTCATCACGGTTCTCCTGCACACACAAAAAAACATCAAAATATCACTACTGGAGGCATTAAACAGGCACCAATATTTCTAATGGAGCACAAGTAATCACCTTAAATATCAGATATCTCGATGTGAACCAAATTGTGAAGCCAAGACCAACAACTTCCATAACCTGAGGAACCTGCTCATCCAAAAAAATGATCATTTTGTTCAGGGGTGTTATCCATCAATTTCCAGTCATTGGTCAAATCACACTAAGAACACTTTAGTTGGCTCAAACTATCAATGATCCCAATTTCATATGATGATACTTATCTACTGCTATTTCAAGTATTGGAAATATAATATAATATCACATGTgtaataaaaaaaaaacacatatgCAGCGAAGCAAGAGGTACTTACCAAAGGGACTGAATCAAGTGCAGAAACCACAATTGATGATATCCAAATTGCAACAACAGCAGATGTGCCATACACGAGAGCAGAGTATGATTTGTCAGAGTCCAACTGCAGAAAAATAGTACTTAGAAATGAGAATTACATGTACTAACTGGCAAGCCATCGAAAACAGCATCCTTGCTTGATCCATATTGGATCAGGAATTACAAAATCAGTGGTTACTATTTGGTTCCCATCGGTAACCAACCAGGTTGGCCTGAACCAGTAAATTCGAtctgataaattttaaattcgaATTTCGAATTTTGGTTTGAAGTATTTGAGAAAAATTGTACCTTTCTTTCTTTTACTCAAACTAATTGAAGTATGTTAGAATAATAAAACTAATAATAGTCTGCACAACCAACAACCTTTGTCATACTTAACACCCTACAAATAACAAGATTTGCTGTGTTGGAAATCTATTACCAAAGTCACATGTCTAGACTAATATTTAGGCATTTCCCATATTTATTCTATCTACAATATGATATAGTAATAAACTAATCATGGTTTCTTGTTCAATGTCAATGATAACCATCAGAATACATGAAAATGTCAGCAGGCTACCAGACAGTAACCAATCTTGAATTTAATTTTGGCCAATATAAAACTGGTTACAAGTTTTACAGCGGTTGGAAAAAATATGTACTGTTCATTGATAGAGATCGGATGGTGGGAAAATGGCAAGTGCTAAGGGAAAGGTACCCGGAACTACCAAATAGGTAGGTATAGTACCAAAATGCGTGAGACCAGTACCATTTATTTTTCTGGTATTTTTCTGATTTTCCTAAAAACTAAAGGATAGCTAGGTAATTTCACACGTCGTCTTTCAACATTAGATTACCGGggattaccggggaattaagttgatgagccatactatgaagctatgggagagagttatcgagcatcgcttgagagcaataacacgggtctctatgaaccaatttggtttcatgcccggaaggtcaaccatggaagccattttcttaataagacaagttatggagcggtataggaagaagaaggacctacacatggtttttattgacttggagaaggcttatgataaaataccaaggaatgttatgtggtgggctttggacaaacataaagtcccaacgaagtacgtcgggcttattaaggacatgtacaacaatgttgtgactagtgttcgaacaagtgatggagacacggatgacttcccgattaggataggattacatcaagggtcagctttgagcccttatctattcgccttagtgatggatgaggtcacaagggacatacaaggagacatcccttggtgtatgcttttcgcggacgatgtagtgctagttaatGAAAgacggacaggagtgaatcagaaactggagttatgacgggagactttggagtccaaagattttagactcagtagaactaaaactgaatacatgagatgtgacttcggcactactactcgggaggaggaagatattagtttggaaggtcaagaagtgcctaggaatgatacttttcgatatttaggatcaatgctacagagagacggggatattgatgaagatgttagctatagaatcaaagcagggtggatgaagtggcaccaagcatctggtgtcctatgtgacaaaagggtaccacagaagctaaaaggcaagttttataggacgacgattagacctgctatgttgtatggtgcagaatgttggcctacgaaaagacgacatgttcaacagataagtgtcgcggaaatgcgtatgttgcgttggatttacggtcatacaagaagggatcaagttcagaacaatgatatacgtgatagattaggagtagcaccaattgaagaaaagcttgtccaacaccggttgagatggtttggacatgtccaacggagacctccagaagcaccggtgcgtagtggaatcctaagccaggatagtaacgtgaaaagagacagagaaagaccgaagttgacttgggtagaggcaataaaaggagacttgaaaggatagaatatacccaaagacttagccttagataggagtgcttggaaaacagctattcacatgcctgaaccttgattgcttctactgggtttcaactctggcctaccccaacttgtttgggacttaaaggctttgttgttgttgttgttgttgtcgtcgtcgtcttTCAACATTAGATCTATCGCGCCCTGGCCAACCAATTTCGTCGACTCCCTCCTCCATTCCCAGCCATCAATTAGAAAAATTATAAATAGGACACGGTGGGATCCGAGGTGCTCTCAACGTTGCTCATGCCTGCCATGCGCTACCTCTAGAACACGCTGGTGGCCGCGGTGATCGACAGGTACATCAAAATCTCCACgccatcccaggccttcttcAACCCGTCAGGCCGTCACTGAACAGCATACTCATGCCGATGCTCAACAGCTCAAGTTCCTGCTGTCCACAAGGTCACCACTCATGCTCAACGTGTACCTGTACTACGACTAAGACTCTACGAGTACACGCACTCCAATGGCGTGATCCCGCTGGACCACGTGTTGTTCCGGCTGTTACAGCAGAACAAGAAGGTCGTGAACACCAACACCCTGTTGCACTACACCAATGTCTTTAATGCGGTCGTGTATGCCGCCTGCTTTGCAATGGCACATCTCAATGTCACAAACTCCGGCAGCTGGTGGCGACAGTGTTATGGCGGCCGGAGCTGCATAGCTGAGTGAGTTGGCAGCTACACTCCACCAAGTTGTGGCAGAGCTAGAGCAAATCCAACGGGGTGCGCTTGCTTTATGGGTGCAAGAATTTGTGACATGGGGGTGCAAATATGGTGAAAATTTAGTTGTTTCTATTGTTCTTCTATTTTTGCGTGGATGCGGAATATAGATCAGCCCCTGCCACCAGGCAGTCGACTGATGGAGGCCTAATCCGAAGAACGTAGATCAGTCTGCCGCGGCGGGGCATAGGAGCCCAGTGGGATTGGATCAGTAGAGTGGGGCGCAGGGCCTCCAGCCTCCTTTGGTACAGGCTCTGGCAGAACAGAACAACAGACCCCCACACGCGAGAGCTTATTAGGAACGTATGTTAGGGAAATTGCCACAGTACCCTTGAGTCCATAAATCTAATTTTACTAATCTGTTTTCTTAAAATTAGAAGTACCTAGCTAGAAGTGATGGTACTTTCCAGCCACCGTAACAAAGCTCAAAACTGGTAACCAGTAGCCGACCGGTTTTTGGCAGGTGGCCTAGGTCCATGTTTTTCATATTTCTGATTTCTGCAACCTTGGATGGGATATGCTTTAAGGAAATTAATATAGGTTGGCATTTTAAGAAGGAAAAAGTGATGACATACCATAGGAACATATTCACCCAAGTATTTTAACTTTCTAACATCCTGAGATTTGGGCACACTGTATTACTATTTAAAGTTGCTGCACTTAGGTTTCTTACCATTCCATCCAATTTCACATTCCCCTCCATTTTTTCATAACAGGGCAATTCCTAGAATTCCATTAATTTTTCATGAAGAAATTACAAATGTCTACCAAAAAATATGAAAGTAAACTGCAAGAAGTAAAAAAACATAACAAAGTAAAGCAGTAACCAAGGTCTGGTAAGTATTCAGTACGAAAACTTCAAACTACAAGTAACCACCAGCCAATTTTGATAactggatgattggaaaagtcaGTCCCAGGAAACACATGCAACTATCATTTCCCTCTGTTAATTGGATGATTGGCTCTGGTTTTGGGCTCTATTGCAGCGCTTTGAAGaccaaaaggaggagattgtCAAGGCATTTCAGCTACTGGAGTCAAGAGCCATGGAGTTCTTCATTGCCCATGGATGGCCTTTA belongs to Miscanthus floridulus cultivar M001 chromosome 4, ASM1932011v1, whole genome shotgun sequence and includes:
- the LOC136549914 gene encoding glucose-6-phosphate isomerase 1, chloroplastic-like, which translates into the protein MASISGAAAPPSSAVCRLRLRRHLLLRPSHLRLLRAPHSIADLSRSSSSSNSAPTPAQPLGGGSSPENGSGGGVRAVEKDPIKLWERYVEWLYQHKELGLFVDVSRMGFTEDFLQQMEPRMQQAFAAMRELEKGAISNPDEGRMVGHYWLRDPALAPNSFLRNKIETALDSILAFSQDVVSGKIQSPSGRFTSILSIGIGGSALGPQFVAEALAPDNPPLKIRFIDNTDPAGIDHQIAQLGPELATTLVIVISKSGGTPETRNGLLEVQKAFRDAGLQFSKQGVAITQENSLLDNTARIEGWLARFPMFDWVGGRTSEMSAVGLLPAALQGIDIKEMLAGAALMDEETRNTVVKENPAALLALCWYWASEGIGKKDMVVLPYKDSLLLLSRYLQQLVMESLGKEFDLDGNRVNQGLTVYGNKGSTDQHAYIQQLREGVHNFFVTFIEVLRDRPPGHDWELEPGVTCGDYLFGMLQGTRSALYANDRESISVTVQEVTPRAVGALVALYERAVGIYASLVNINAYHQPGVEAGKKAAGEVLALQKRVLTVLNEATCENPGEPLSIDEIADRCHCPEDIEMIYKIIQHMAANDRALIAEGSCGSPRSIKVYLGECNVEEDMQAA